In Streptomyces sclerotialus, the DNA window ACGCCAACCACCGCACCGACTCGCGCCTGCGCTTCCTCGTCACCATGCTCTGCGTGCCGGAGAAGCCCATGCTCGTCCTGGTCGACGAGGACGAACTGAAGCGGCGCGCACACCTGCGCGCGCCCCGGCCGTCCTGACGCACGCAAGGAGTACCCGACGTGAAGATCGTGGTCATCGGAGGCACCGGCCTCGTCGGCAGCAAAGTGGTCGGCAAGCTGGGCGGCCGCGGGCACGAGGCGGTGGCCGCCTCGCCGGGCACGGGCGTCAACACCCTCACCGGGGAGGGCCTCACCGACGCGCTGGCCGGAGCCCAGGCGGTCGTGGACGTGTCCAACTCGCCCTCCTTCGAGGAGTCGGCGGTACTGGACTTCTTCACGACCTCCACCCGCAACCTGCTGGCCGCCGAGGAGGCGGCGGGCGTCGGACACCACCTGGCACTGTCGATCGTCGGCATCGAAGGCCTGCCCGACAACGGCTACTTCCGGGCGAAGGTGGCACAGGAGCAGCTGATCAAGCGGGGACCGGTGCCGTACTCGATCGTCCGGGCGACGCAGTTCTACGAGTTCGTCAAGGGCATCGCCGACTCCGCCACCGACGGTGACACCGTGCGCCTGCCGCACGTGCTCATCCAGCCCATGGCGGCCGACGACGTCGCCGAAGCGGTGGCCAGGACCGCCGTGGAGGCCCCGCTGAAGGGCACCGTCGAGGTGGCCGGGCCCCAGCAGTTCCGCTTCGATGCGCTCGTCGCCGACGCGCTGCGCGCATGGCACGACCCGCGCACGGTCGTCACCGACCCGCACGCCCCCTACTTCGGTTCGGAACTGTCGGAGCGCAGCCTCGTCCCCGACGACGGCCGCGCCGAACTCGCCGCGACCCGCTTCGACGACTGGCTGCGCTCCGCCTCCTGAAAGCCCCCGGCGTCACCGGCCGGACGCATCGGGCAGCGGGGCGTACTCCGGCTGCCACATGGCGTCCTGCACGGCCTGTACGGGGTCCTCGGGTACGACGGCGGCCACCCCGTCCTCGGCGGCCGCGCGGACCACCGCCACCGCGACCGTCGCCGAAGAGGCCCGCAGGTTCGCCACCTCCGGCAGCAGCGGGGCGCCCGGTTCGCCCGTCGTCACCTGCCCCGCGACGGCTTCGGCGGCGGCCCGCAGCATGCCGGGGGTGACGCGTGCGGCACGCGAGACGATGACGCCCAGACCGAGGCCGGGGTAGACGAGGGCGTTGTTAGCCTGCCCGATGACATGGCGCACGCCGCCGGCCTCCACGGGCTCGACCGGGACGCCGACCGCGGTGAGCGCCTTGCCGTCCGTCCAGGCCAGCAGGTCGGAGGGGAGCGCTTCGATCCGCTCGGTGGGGTTGGAGAGGGGGAG includes these proteins:
- a CDS encoding SDR family oxidoreductase, with amino-acid sequence MKIVVIGGTGLVGSKVVGKLGGRGHEAVAASPGTGVNTLTGEGLTDALAGAQAVVDVSNSPSFEESAVLDFFTTSTRNLLAAEEAAGVGHHLALSIVGIEGLPDNGYFRAKVAQEQLIKRGPVPYSIVRATQFYEFVKGIADSATDGDTVRLPHVLIQPMAADDVAEAVARTAVEAPLKGTVEVAGPQQFRFDALVADALRAWHDPRTVVTDPHAPYFGSELSERSLVPDDGRAELAATRFDDWLRSAS